Proteins from a single region of Harmonia axyridis chromosome 4, icHarAxyr1.1, whole genome shotgun sequence:
- the LOC123678676 gene encoding uncharacterized protein LOC123678676 — protein sequence MCGASGAPLRDGTVRPCLASPRGESSDSLGVRTVHSAARRPQRDRRTRWTNDDNCMVMRSHYIALNLVETRNITYRNLLLETWKEICPDRPAYAQLLSNRVRWILDKQKLSRAELECIKNSCFPTTAERDIANSPEESRRSSTGIRRSGIFLRQPEEDMTEKSFFTNLVRYSGVAAERRPKIPRLRYSKTTRDLVARVNIIISRHLANVETLEGLVDTVYVTVAEAFGHRIEHHQGTSRPLTTAPWKLRLEKKITSLRKKIGIVNTYLNSATPTAKVIKAVGKVASECQIKRKELTFKNKLSVVSDHLKQKIKALGNRIRRYNERTKRYKNNNLFYKNQKQFFRALETADEREEVKLEPEAARDFWAEVWSRESTHDESAYWIEEAQQKIPNELMEEVQVQKSDIVETLKRSNNWAAPGPDKLHNYWWKYFNSVHDKLTLLIQDALNNPASIPGFLTLGVTYLIPKNGDRKDPKNYRPITCLSSLYKIITGIITRYLSKHIRDHNLMTEEQGGCRGGTKGCKELLIIYHITTKQARKKLRNISVAWVDYRKAFDSIPHTWLLKVLEMHGVAGHVIELLRNLMKTWRTSLNVNVGGSVTESPIIKIRRGIFQGDTLSPIWFCLALNPLSIILKNTKYGYVVNKNRHIAISHRMFMDDLKLYGANPEQLRRMLKVVAAFSESVGMEMGVDKCAVLDVRRGKIDDTMEGAILNNSVTIPTLSKEVPYKYLGMNQALEIKTPEMKQSFREKLLSRIAMLLKAKLNSKSLFTAINIWAIPSMTYSFGVLNWSTTELRALDRDVRSMLTKYGVHHPHSSTIRLYLPRHQGGRGLMSLEEAHARNVSDPRQHFLKNNSPLFKAICEAADGVSALRLAEPGYQLPQPSAEERILEWNGKALHGTYPTHLQSKDVERSESLTYLRAGYLFPETEERLLAIQD from the coding sequence ATGTGTGGGGCGAGCGGCGCACCCCTCCGAGATGGCACCGTAAGGCCATGTCTCGCCTCTCCGCGAGGAGAAAGTTCTGACAGCTTGGGTGTTCGTACCGTTCACTCCGCTGCAAGAAGGCCACAACGGGATAGGCGAACGCGCTGGACTAACGATGATAACTGTATGGTGATGCGTTCCCACTATATAGCTTTGAACCTTGTTGAGACTCGCAACATCACATACAGGAACTTACTCTTGGAGACATGGAAGGAAATTTGCCCCGACCGACCGGCATATGCTCAATTACTGTCTAACAGGGTTCGCTGGATCCTTGACAAGCAAAAACTTTCTCGTGCTGAGCTGGAATGTATCAAAAACAGCTGCTTTCCCACCACCGCGGAGCGAGACATTGCCAATTCACCAGAGGAATCCAGAAGATCATCGACAGGGATAAGAAGAAGTGGCATTTTTCTTAGACAACCTGAGGAAGACATGACCGAGAAATCCTTCTTTACCAACTTGGTGAGGTACTCTGGAGTTGCGGCGGAAAGGAGACCAAAAATCCCGCGATTGAGATACTCCAAGACAACACGAGACCTCGTGGCAAGGGTGAACATAATTATATCGAGACATCTGGCAAACGTGGAGACACTTGAGGGACTGGTGGATACGGTGTACGTAACTGTGGCTGAGGCATTCGGGCACCGGATTGAACATCATCAAGGTACATCAAGACCACTCACAACTGCCCCTTGGAAACTGCGCCTAGAAAAAAAGATCACATCTTTAAGGAAAAAGATTGGGATAGTTAATACCTACCTGAATTCGGCAACGCCAACTGCTAAAGTCATTAAAGCTGTTGGGAAGGTAGCTTCTGAATGTCAGATTAAGCGCAAGGAGCTCACCTTCAAGAACAAGTTGTCTGTTGTTTCCGatcacctgaaacaaaaaattaaggCGCTAGGAAATCGCATCAGAAGGTATAACGAGAGGACCAAACGCTACAAGAACAACAACCTCTTTTATAAAAATCAGAAGCAGTTCTTTCGAGCACTGGAGACAGCAGATGAGAGGGAAGAGGTAAAACTCGAACCTGAGGCAGCGCGCGACTTCTGGGCGGAGGTTTGGTCGAGGGAGAGTACTCACGACGAGAGTGCATATTGGATAGAGGAGGCACAGCAGAAGATCCCTAATGAGCTTATGGAGGAAGTACAGGTGCAGAAATCGGACATTGTCGAGACACTCAAAAGATCTAACAACTGGGCTGCACCAGGTCCAGATAAACTCCACAACTACTGGTGGAAGTACTTCAATAGTGTTCACGATAAACTGACACTTCTTATACAGGATGCCCTCAATAACCCTGCATCAATACCTGGTTTCCTTACACTGGGAGTCACATATCTCATCCCAAAGAACGGTGACAGAAAGGACCCAAAAAACTACCGACCGATCACTTGCCTCTCGTCGTTGTATAAGATCATCACCGGAATCATAACGAGATACCTCAGCAAACACATCAGAGATCATAACCTGATGACTGAAGAGCAGGGTGGATGCCGAGGAGGAACGAAAGGATGCAAGGAGCTTCTGATAATCTACCATATTACCACCAAGCAGGCGCGAAAGAAGCTTAGGAATATCTCAGTTGCCTGGGTGGATTATAGGAAAGCCTTTGACTCCATCCCACATACATGGCTTCTGAAGGTGCTGGAAATGCATGGAGTAGCTGGACACGTGATCGAACTGCTGAGGAACCTCATGAAAACCTGGAGGACCTCCCTGAACGTTAACGTGGGAGGAAGCGTGACAGAATCGCCAATAATAAAGATCAGGAGGGGCATTTTTCAGGGTGACACGCTGAGCCCTATCTGGTTCTGTTTGGCGCTCAATCCCCTTAGCATTATTCTGAAGAACACAAAGTATGGATACGTTGTCAATAAGAACAGACACATTGCTATCTCACATCGCATGTTCATGGATGACCTGAAACTTTATGGAGCCAATCCAGAACAACTGAGAAGAATGCTGAAAGTGGTTGCAGCTTTTAGCGAATCAGTGGGTATGGAGATGGGGGTCGATAAGTGTGCAGTTCTTGATGTTCGGAGAGGAAAGATTGATGACACTATGGAGGGGGCAATACTTAACAACAGTGTCACAATACCGACTCTGAGCAAAGAAGTCCCTTACAAATACCTGGGAATGAACCAGGCCTTGGAAATAAAAACTCCCGAAATGAAACAATCCTTCAGAGAGAAGCTCCTCTCCAGAATTGCAATGCTCCTCAAGGCAAAACTCAACTCAAAGTCCCTATTCACAGCTATCAACATCTGGGCCATCCCAAGCATGACCTATTCATTTGGTGTACTCAATTGGTCAACAACTGAGCTCCGAGCACTGGATCGGGATGTCAGATCAATGCTGACTAAATATGGAGTTCACCACCCCCACTCCTCAACAATTAGGCTGTACCTCCCACGACACCAAGGAGGGAGAGGACTGATGAGCTTGGAGGAAGCTCACGCAAGAAATGTCAGTGACCCGAGACAACACTTTCTTAAGAACAACTCACCTCTCTTCAAAGCAATATGTGAAGCTGCTGATGGAGTGTCTGCTCTGAGGCTTGCTGAACCGGGATACCAGCTTCCCCAACCCTCTGCAGAGGAACGCATCCTGGAGTGGAACGGCAAGGCCTTACACGGCACATATCCAACCCACCTGCAAAGTAAAGATGTAGAAAGATCCGAATCGCTTACTTACTTGCGTGCGGGATATCTTTTTCCGGAAACAGAGGAAAGACTTCTGGCGATACAAGACTAG
- the LOC123678476 gene encoding uncharacterized protein LOC123678476: MDRADYLQKMYSIVDTEDFKKISRDPTTTIQNKTNKIISTLVNQNILSKEAARSMKSYNSVSPRMYGNPKIHKENIPMRPIVSDVQGPTCKFSNYIAQILTEAYDQDNAYYVKDSFDFSSKINNFELPPDYVVISLDVVNLFGNISKELVLRAMEFHWNKIEAVCNISKEYFKEIITFLLESGYFMFDGSFYLQMFGCIMGSRLSPILSLYVMDYVLDSCIPRLTFTLAFIKKYVDDLIISLPSTGTEEILQVFNSFDPKLKFTIETEDCYNSVPFLDTKVCRVDNKVKLNWYRKTTSAGKFIHFLSDHPMSIKLNFIKEQKNRIYKICDPTFRDGSMKRLFDLLVENAYPKTMLKKLLYSTSMLPSTESQTQPDMVGETEVVKYRSIPNIPYLTYKIKNCFKDYNKKVKIVAQCKKKVANLYSKLKDPIPKEIKSNVVYELECTDCHETYVGQTSQWLRNRMNLHKSDIRTNNLRCALSVHANKYSHSVDFNNVKILDVNVNYKKRCILEMIHIQTQKSKINKKTDTQRLSPIYAYLIEFSNRPFFDGPVDG; the protein is encoded by the coding sequence ATGGATAGGGCGGATTATCTTCAGAAGATGTACTCAATTGTTGACACTGAAGATTTCAAAAAGATTTCTAGAGACCCAACTACCACTATCCAGAATAAAACCAACAAGATCATATCCACACTTGTAAACCAAAATATACTAAGTAAAGAAGCTGCAAGATCAATGAAATCATATAATTCAGTGAGCCCTAGAATGTACGGAAATCCCAAAATACATAAGGAAAATATCCCAATGCGACCAATCGTATCTGATGTACAGGGTCCCAcatgtaaattttcaaattatattgcaCAAATCCTAACGGAAGCCTATGACCAGGATAATGCATATTATGTGAAAGATTCGTTTGACTTTTCCAGTAAGAttaacaattttgaattaccccCAGATTATGTGGTGATATCACTTGACGTAGTCAACCTATTTGGCAACATATCAAAGGAGTTGGTACTGAGAGCAATGGAATTCCATTGGAACAAGATTGAGGCAGTCTGCAACATATCAAAAGAATACTTCAAGGAGATTATCACCTTCCTCCTAGAATCAGGTTACTTCATGTTCGATGGCAGTTTCTATTTGCAGATGTTTGGGTGCATTATGGGATCCAGACTTAGCCCGATTTTGTCGTTGTATGTGATGGACTATGTGCTCGACTCCTGTATACCTAGATTAACATTCACACTtgcatttataaaaaaatatgtagacgACCTAATAATATCCCTACCATCAACGGGAACTGAGGAGATATTGCAAGTTTTCAACAGCTTCGACCCTAAATTAAAGTTCACGATTGAAACAGAAGATTGTTACAACTCTGTTCCGTTCTTAGATACCAAGGTATGCCGAGTGGATAATAAAGTAAAATTAAATTGGTATAGAAAGACGACTTCTGCAGGAAagtttatacattttttatctGACCATCCAATGagcataaaattaaatttcattaaagaacaaaaaaacagGATTTATAAAATCTGTGATCCAACATTCAGAGATGGAAGCATGAAAAGACTGTTTGATCTTTTAGTTGAGAATGCCTATCCTAaaacaatgttgaaaaaacttctatattctacttcAATGTTGCCTTCGACTGAAAGTCAAACACAACCTGATATGGTGGGAGAAACAGAAGTTGTGAAATATAGAAGCATCCCTAACATCCCTTACCTTAcctacaaaattaaaaattgttttaaagattataataaaaaagtgaaaatagtaGCACAGTGCAAAAAGAAAGtggcaaatttatattcaaaactGAAGGACCctataccaaaagaaataaaatcgaatgtggTGTACGAACTGGAATGTACTGACTGTCATGAAACCTACGTAGGTCAAACCTCTCAGTGGCTTAGAAATCGCATGAACTTACATAAAAGTGATATTAGAACAAATAACCTGAGATGTGCATTATCTGTTCATGCTAATAAGTACTCACACAGTGTTGATTTTAATAACGTAAAAATTTTAGatgtaaatgtaaattataaaaaaagatgtaTACTAGAAATGATCCACATACAAactcaaaaaagtaaaattaacaAGAAAACGGACACGCAGAGATTAAGTCCAATATATGCATATCTCATAGAATTTTCTAACAGACCATTTTTCGATGGTCCAGTTGATGGATGA
- the LOC123678677 gene encoding uncharacterized protein LOC123678677, producing MTGYNADYKVPEKWFKNLSQTTVPEEVRTVLGLGSKFNVPLNHKEINIKDLIADVESILDLVEEDRRDTLRAKIASIITGHLHKGKNNICATDNIRKLYKTTKNFLRTNDHLVVLDSDKGSVTVLMDRADYLQKMYSIVDTEDFKKISRDPTTTIQNKTNKIISTLVNQNILSKEAARSMKSYNSVSPRMYGNPKIHKENIPMRPIVSDVQGPTCKFSNYIAQILTEAYDQDNAYYVKDSFDFSSKINNFELPPDYVVISLDVVNLFGNISKELVLRAMEFHWNKIEAVCNISKEYFKEIITFLLESGYFMFDGSFYLQMFGCIMGSRLSPILSLYVMDYVLDSCIPRLTFTLAFIKKYVDDLIISLPSTGTEEILQVFNSFDPKLKFTIETEDCYNSVPFLDTKVCRVDNKVKLNWYRKTTSAGKFIHFLSDHPMSIKLNFIKEQKNRIYKICDPTFRDGSMKRLFDLLVENAYPKTMLKKLLYSTSMLPSTESQTQPDMVGETEVVKYRSIPNIPYLTYKIKNCFKDYNKKVKIVAQCKKKVANLYSKLKDPIPKEIKSNVVYELECTDCHETYVGQTSQWLRNRMNLHKSDIRTNNLRCALSVHANKYSHSVDFNNVKILDVNVNYKKRCILEKIHIQTQKSKINKKTDTQRLSPIYAYLIEFSNRPFFDGPVDG from the coding sequence ATGACCGGTTATAATGCAGATTATAAAGTTCCAGAGAAATGGTTCAAGAATTTGTCCCAGACAACAGTACCTGAAGAGGTTAGAACAGTCCTTGGTTTGGGTTCCAAATTTAACGTCCCTTTAAACCACAAAGAAATAAACATCAAAGACCTAATAGCAGACGTTGAGAGCATTTTGGACTTGGTGGAGGAAGATAGAAGAGACACTTTGAGAGCTAAGATAGCAAGCATTATAACCGGTCATCTACATAAaggtaaaaataatatttgtgcGACAGACAACATAAGAAAGCTATATAAAACAACGAAAAACTTTTTAAGAACTAATGATCACCTTGTAGTTCTCGACAGTGACAAAGGTTCAGTGACTGTACTTATGGATAGGGCGGATTATCTTCAGAAGATGTACTCAATTGTTGACACTGAAGATTTCAAAAAGATTTCTAGAGACCCAACTACCACTATCCAGAATAAAACCAACAAGATCATATCCACACTTGTAAACCAAAATATACTAAGTAAAGAAGCTGCAAGATCAATGAAATCATATAATTCAGTGAGCCCTAGAATGTACGGAAATCCCAAAATACATAAGGAAAATATCCCAATGCGACCAATCGTATCTGATGTACAGGGTCCCAcatgtaaattttcaaattatattgcaCAAATCCTAACGGAAGCCTATGACCAGGATAATGCATATTATGTGAAAGATTCGTTTGACTTTTCCAGTAAGAttaacaattttgaattaccccCAGATTATGTGGTGATATCACTTGACGTAGTCAACCTATTTGGCAACATATCAAAGGAGTTGGTACTGAGAGCAATGGAATTCCATTGGAACAAGATTGAGGCAGTCTGCAACATATCAAAAGAATACTTCAAGGAGATTATCACCTTCCTCCTAGAATCAGGTTACTTCATGTTCGATGGCAGTTTCTATTTGCAGATGTTTGGGTGCATTATGGGATCCAGACTTAGCCCGATTTTGTCGTTGTATGTGATGGACTATGTGCTCGACTCCTGTATACCTAGATTAACATTCACACTtgcatttataaaaaaatatgtagacgACCTAATAATATCCCTACCATCAACGGGAACTGAGGAGATATTGCAAGTTTTCAACAGCTTCGACCCTAAATTAAAGTTCACGATTGAAACAGAAGATTGTTACAACTCTGTTCCGTTCTTAGATACCAAGGTATGCCGAGTGGATAATAAAGTAAAATTAAATTGGTATAGAAAGACGACTTCTGCAGGAAagtttatacattttttatctGACCATCCAATGagcataaaattaaatttcattaaagaacaaaaaaacagGATTTATAAAATCTGTGATCCAACATTCAGAGATGGAAGCATGAAAAGACTGTTTGATCTTTTAGTTGAGAATGCCTATCCTAaaacaatgttgaaaaaacttctatattctacttcAATGTTGCCTTCGACTGAAAGTCAAACACAACCTGATATGGTGGGAGAAACAGAAGTTGTGAAATATAGAAGCATCCCTAACATCCCTTACCTTAcctacaaaattaaaaattgttttaaagattataataaaaaagtgaaaatagtaGCACAGTGCAAAAAGAAAGtggcaaatttatattcaaaactGAAGGACCctataccaaaagaaataaaatcgaatgtggTGTACGAACTGGAATGTACTGACTGTCATGAAACCTACGTAGGTCAAACCTCTCAGTGGCTTAGAAATCGCATGAACTTACATAAAAGTGATATTAGAACAAATAACCTGAGATGTGCATTATCTGTTCATGCTAATAAGTACTCACACAGTGTTGATTTTAATAACGTAAAAATTTTAGatgtaaatgtaaattataaaaaaagatgtaTACTAGAAAAGATCCACATACAAactcaaaaaagtaaaattaacaAGAAAACGGACACGCAGAGATTAAGTCCAATATATGCATATCTCATAGAATTTTCTAACAGACCATTTTTCGATGGTCCAGTTGATGGATGA